One segment of Solanum lycopersicum chromosome 1, SLM_r2.1 DNA contains the following:
- the LOC138344187 gene encoding uncharacterized protein: MAKQEKVDGPDATLMEVPIYLLESQETKANVVENMDKQQKNGDDTDAILMEVPTYFMTHDESIADVLERLNTWRTKGLRTGEPAARGNQNPPQAPVEGVAMPVNPARLTDAEVRASLSQMAQAITMQAQAMTAQVNRQNVQRENPLVRNMADRLRDFTRMNPPIFTGAKTSEDPQEFIEELHKILVAMGATDIEKAELSSYQLKDVAQTWCKMWQDSRVLGEVTVTWELFKTAFLERFFPREMKEAKVEEFINLKQGSMTVREYSLKFVKLSRYATSLVSNTRDEMSRFLTRIAEDHEEECRAAMLHDNMDLSRLMVHVQQVEESRKRK; the protein is encoded by the exons ATGGCTAAGCAGGAAAAAGTTGATGGTCCAGATGCGACATTGATGGAAGTTCCCATATATTTACTTGAATCTCAAGAAACAAAAGCTAATGTTGTTGAG AACATGGATAAGCAACAAAAAAATGGTGATGATACGGATGCAATATTAATGGAAGTTCCCACATATTTTATGACACATGATGAATCAATAGCCGATGTTTTAGAG AGATTGAACACTTGGAGAACTAAGGGTTTGAGGACGGGAGAACCTGCAGCTAGGGGTAATCAaaatccaccccaggctccagttGAAGGAGTGGCCATGCCAGTTAACCCAGCTAGGTTGACTGATGCTGAGGTAAGGGCATCTTTATCccagatggcacaggccatcacGATGCAGGCTCAGGctatgactgcccaagtcaaCCGACAGAATGTTCAGAGGGAAAACCCACTGGTTCGCAACATGGCTGACAGACTGCGTgatttcacgaggatgaatcctccaattttCACAGGGGCTAAGACTTCAGAAGATCCTCAGGAATTTATAGAGGAGTTGCATAAGATCTTGGTGGCCATGGGGGccactgatattgagaaggctgagctgtcttcctaccagctcaaagatgttgcacagacttggtgcaaaatGTGGCAAGATAGTCGTGTTCTAGGTGAAGTGACAGTCACATGGGAGTTGTTCAAGACAGCATTTTTGGAAAGGTTTTTCCCTAGAGAGATGAaggaggccaaggttgaggagttcatcaaccttaaacaaggatctatgacggtcagagagtattccctgaagtttgtgaaactatcaaggtatgccactTCTCTTGTGTCTAACACCAGAGACGAGATGAGTAGATTCTTGACACGAATTGCTGAAGATCACGAAGAGGAGTGTAGGGCAGCTATGCTTCATGACAACATGGACCTTTCAAGacttatggtccatgtccagcAAGTGGAGGAAAGCAGAAAGAGGAAATAA